A single genomic interval of Anthonomus grandis grandis chromosome 17, icAntGran1.3, whole genome shotgun sequence harbors:
- the LOC126746577 gene encoding uncharacterized protein LOC126746577 codes for MLSSFNEVTRKISGNKYVPISLIVPLSTGIQHFLTSCVSELTTEEGKTFCNNLLISTKQHLYPYESRTITKIATILDSRFKKEAFQSPENAANASLLLEQEMYGFLNKNENVLTDKNVERNSNDVKNTSIFSFFKERVDNKVKSIQTDVIITKRQYLERSNAPEDTDSLTIWKFSGQDLHPLGELAKQYFCIPATSVERTFSTAGQIVSDRRSRLNPTNVNMLTFLHKNLTFDSE; via the exons atgttgagCAGTTTTAATGAAGTCACTCGAAAAATATCAG ggaATAAATATGTACCTATATCATTAATAGTTCCATTAAGCACTGGCATACAGCATTTTTTAACCAGCTGCGTGTCAGAGTTGACAACTGAAGAAGGCAAAACATTTTGCAACAATCTTTTAATTTCCACAAAGCAACATTTGTATCCATATGAATCTCGTACAATTACAAAAATTGCCACCATTTTGGACTCGAGGTTTAAAAAGGAAGCATTTCAAAGCCCAGAAAATGCTGCAAATGCATCTTTACTTTTAGAGCAAGAAATGTATGGTTTtctcaataaaaatgaaaatgtgcTAACAGATAAAAATGTTGAAAGAAACTCCAATGATGTCAAAAATACatcaatatttagttttttcaaagAAAGGGTCGACAATAAGGTAAAGTCCATTCAAACAGACGTGATAATAACAAAGAGGCAGTATTTGGAAAGAAGTAATGCCCCAGAAGATACAGATTCTTTAACGATTTGGAAG TTTTCAGGTCAAGATCTACATCCATTGGGTGAGCTAGCAAAACAGTACTTCTGTATCCCTGCTACATCAGTGGAAAGGACATTTAGTACTGCAGGGCAAATAGTTAGTGATCGCCGTTCCAGATTGAATCCGACAAATGTGAACATGCTAACTTTTCTGCacaaaaatttgacatttgatTCGGAATAA